The following coding sequences are from one Paenibacillus sp. JDR-2 window:
- a CDS encoding DHA2 family efflux MFS transporter permease subunit, with protein MSNAVAALKRGPIVASVLIAAFVALLSQTLLNVALPSIMTDLKVSANTVQWLSTGYLLVNGVLIPISAYLISRFSTRSLFVVATSLFTVGTIVSALAPSFETLLTGRIIQAAGAGILMPLMSIIFLTIFPIEQRGKAMGMMGIAMIFAPAVGPTLSGWVVEHYDWRVLFYIVLPLSLFGLIYGAISMKNVTQTAKSKLDIFAVILSTLGFGGLLYGFSDAGTDGWNNVTVYTSLIVGVISLIGFVWYQLVVKKPILEMRVFKFGMYSLTTVINVIITMAMFSGMILLPIYLQSIMGFTPLKSGLLLLPGAILMGIMSPITGMIFDKVGARWLAVTGLVITVYSSYEFSQLTDHTTYGYLITMYTLRMFGMSMLMMPIQTAGMNQLPQRLNAHGSAMSQTLRNVAGALGTAFLVTLMTNKAASETKHMVATQGIDPNDKAAMAHVIQEATITGINHSFVVATWFAVAALVLAFFIRKVKPHEEPATVVNASSEGQAKAQLAATQSK; from the coding sequence ATGAGTAATGCTGTAGCGGCATTAAAAAGAGGCCCGATCGTCGCGTCGGTGCTTATCGCAGCCTTCGTAGCGCTTTTGAGCCAGACGCTCCTTAACGTTGCGCTTCCGAGTATCATGACTGACCTGAAGGTCAGCGCGAATACGGTACAATGGCTGTCCACCGGTTATTTGCTAGTCAATGGCGTCCTTATTCCAATTAGTGCTTATTTGATCAGCCGGTTTTCTACTAGGTCATTGTTTGTCGTAGCAACAAGTTTATTTACGGTAGGTACCATCGTCAGCGCCTTGGCGCCGAGCTTTGAAACCCTGCTTACTGGCCGGATTATTCAGGCAGCGGGCGCAGGTATTCTGATGCCGCTGATGTCGATCATCTTCCTGACGATTTTCCCGATCGAACAACGCGGTAAGGCAATGGGTATGATGGGGATCGCGATGATTTTCGCACCAGCTGTTGGCCCAACGCTGTCGGGTTGGGTTGTTGAGCATTATGACTGGCGCGTTCTGTTCTACATCGTATTGCCACTGTCGCTGTTCGGCTTGATTTATGGCGCTATTTCGATGAAGAACGTAACGCAAACAGCGAAATCCAAGCTGGATATTTTCGCCGTTATTTTGTCCACTTTGGGCTTTGGCGGCCTGCTGTACGGCTTTAGTGACGCGGGTACGGACGGCTGGAACAACGTAACTGTGTACACAAGCTTGATCGTTGGCGTTATTTCCTTGATTGGCTTTGTATGGTATCAGCTTGTCGTTAAGAAGCCGATCCTTGAAATGCGCGTTTTCAAGTTCGGCATGTATTCCCTGACTACTGTCATTAACGTCATCATCACCATGGCCATGTTCTCGGGTATGATCTTGCTTCCGATTTATCTGCAAAGCATTATGGGCTTTACGCCGCTTAAATCCGGTTTGCTCCTGCTGCCGGGTGCAATCCTGATGGGGATTATGTCGCCAATCACCGGTATGATCTTCGATAAAGTCGGAGCTCGCTGGCTGGCGGTTACCGGTCTTGTAATTACCGTCTACTCGTCTTACGAATTCAGTCAGCTGACGGATCATACGACTTACGGTTACCTGATTACAATGTACACCTTGCGTATGTTCGGTATGTCCATGCTGATGATGCCGATCCAAACGGCAGGCATGAACCAGCTGCCGCAGCGTTTGAACGCTCACGGCTCGGCGATGTCGCAAACGCTGCGTAACGTAGCGGGCGCTTTGGGTACAGCGTTCCTCGTTACGCTGATGACGAACAAAGCGGCTTCGGAAACGAAGCATATGGTCGCAACGCAAGGCATTGATCCTAACGATAAAGCGGCAATGGCTCATGTCATTCAAGAAGCGACGATTACGGGTATCAACCACTCGTTCGTAGTAGCAACTTGGTTCGCTGTTGCGGCACTCGTACTGGCCTTCTTCATCCGCAAGGTAAAACCGCATGAAGAACCGGCTACCGTAGTAAACGCATCTTCCGAAGGTCAAGCGAAAGCTCAGCTTGCCGCGACCCAATCGAAATAA
- a CDS encoding MarR family winged helix-turn-helix transcriptional regulator, translating into MTNANEELIGFMGQFKTFLKNVNNEWSRKTMTGMNYTQFKLLFTLHTSDSLKVSELAEILGLTSGAITGIADKLVAEGLISRERANDDRRVVYIELTAKGKDMVDDILESQKETFSSFFNVLPEEDIQHLRRIFAQLLANMDNK; encoded by the coding sequence ATGACGAATGCCAATGAAGAGCTGATTGGTTTCATGGGACAATTCAAGACGTTCCTGAAAAACGTAAACAACGAATGGAGCCGGAAAACAATGACGGGCATGAACTATACCCAGTTCAAGCTGTTGTTTACCCTCCATACATCGGACTCCCTCAAGGTTTCGGAGCTTGCCGAAATTCTCGGACTGACCTCCGGTGCTATTACGGGTATCGCCGATAAGCTGGTGGCTGAAGGCCTTATCAGCCGCGAGAGGGCAAATGACGACCGCAGGGTCGTATATATTGAATTAACGGCTAAAGGCAAGGACATGGTTGACGACATTCTCGAGTCGCAGAAAGAGACGTTTTCCTCCTTTTTCAATGTATTGCCGGAAGAAGATATTCAGCATCTGAGGAGAATTTTTGCCCAGCTGCTCGCGAATATGGATAACAAATAG
- the purE gene encoding 5-(carboxyamino)imidazole ribonucleotide mutase, which translates to MSAKVGVIMGSKSDWDTMKLACDVLEELQIPYEKKVVSAHRTPDLMFEYAETAAERGLKVIIAGAGGAAHLPGMVAAKTILPVIGVPVKSSNLSGLDSLLSIVQMPGGIPVATVAIGNAGGTNAGLLAAQMLGAFDPEVQARVEARRERIKQEVLESSETL; encoded by the coding sequence ATGTCTGCGAAAGTAGGCGTCATCATGGGCAGCAAGTCGGATTGGGATACAATGAAACTTGCCTGCGACGTGTTAGAAGAGCTGCAAATTCCTTACGAGAAAAAGGTTGTTTCCGCTCACCGGACACCGGATTTAATGTTCGAATATGCGGAGACGGCTGCAGAACGCGGCCTTAAAGTAATCATCGCGGGTGCCGGCGGTGCCGCGCATTTGCCGGGCATGGTTGCTGCGAAGACGATTCTGCCGGTAATCGGCGTGCCAGTCAAATCCTCGAATCTGAGCGGCCTTGATTCGCTCCTGTCGATCGTGCAAATGCCGGGCGGCATTCCGGTTGCGACAGTAGCAATCGGCAATGCCGGCGGTACAAACGCCGGACTGTTAGCCGCTCAAATGCTCGGTGCTTTTGATCCTGAAGTACAAGCCCGGGTGGAAGCGCGGCGCGAGCGGATCAAGCAGGAAGTGCTGGAAAGCAGTGAGACATTATGA
- the purK gene encoding 5-(carboxyamino)imidazole ribonucleotide synthase: MMMEDNKRTLLPGSTIGVLGGGQLGRMMALAGSAMGYRFVALDPTADAPCGQVADQIVAAYNDREAARELARRADVITYEFENVDADVAAMLMSESYVPQGSELLYTTQHRLREKRAIEAAGVRVAPYSEIRSSEELRAAAEKFGLPCVLKTAMGGYDGKGQWVIRSFDEIEEAYETLSRAGVELVLEQFIKFDKELSVIAARSPQGEIKAFPAAENIHVENILHLSIVPARIAESVQQEAEKLAIKIAEGLGVVGLIAVELFLTADGELFVNELAPRPHNSGHYTMEACRTSQFEQHVRAVCNLPLGDTGLLTPVVMVNVLGQHVEPLLARMAKHDEAAARLNVAPKLHLYGKKDAVFKRKMGHVNVLAGDVQQALDWIEETTIWKV; encoded by the coding sequence ATGATGATGGAAGATAACAAACGGACGCTTCTGCCGGGAAGCACCATTGGTGTTCTGGGCGGCGGACAGCTTGGCCGGATGATGGCGCTCGCAGGCAGCGCGATGGGGTACCGCTTTGTAGCGCTTGACCCGACAGCCGATGCGCCTTGCGGACAAGTAGCGGACCAGATCGTCGCTGCATACAACGACCGTGAAGCAGCCCGCGAACTGGCGCGAAGGGCGGACGTCATCACGTACGAGTTCGAGAATGTCGATGCCGATGTGGCGGCGATGCTTATGTCGGAATCGTACGTGCCGCAGGGCAGCGAGCTGCTCTATACGACGCAGCACCGGCTTCGCGAGAAGCGTGCGATTGAAGCGGCGGGCGTACGGGTTGCCCCGTACAGCGAAATCCGGAGCAGCGAAGAGCTTCGTGCCGCAGCTGAAAAGTTTGGACTTCCATGCGTGCTGAAGACGGCAATGGGCGGTTATGACGGCAAAGGACAATGGGTGATTCGGAGCTTTGACGAAATTGAAGAAGCGTACGAGACATTAAGCCGTGCCGGCGTAGAGCTAGTGCTGGAGCAATTCATTAAGTTTGACAAGGAATTATCCGTTATTGCGGCAAGAAGTCCTCAAGGCGAGATAAAAGCGTTCCCCGCTGCGGAAAATATTCATGTCGAGAATATTTTGCATCTGTCGATCGTTCCGGCCCGCATTGCGGAGAGCGTTCAGCAGGAAGCGGAGAAGCTGGCGATCAAGATCGCGGAAGGGCTTGGCGTAGTTGGCCTGATAGCCGTAGAGCTGTTCCTGACGGCCGACGGCGAGCTGTTCGTTAACGAGCTGGCGCCTCGCCCGCATAACAGCGGTCATTATACGATGGAAGCTTGCCGGACCTCGCAGTTCGAACAGCATGTGCGCGCGGTATGCAATCTGCCTCTGGGCGATACGGGGCTGCTTACGCCGGTTGTTATGGTGAACGTCCTTGGTCAGCATGTAGAGCCGCTGCTTGCGCGGATGGCGAAGCATGATGAAGCGGCGGCAAGATTAAACGTTGCGCCAAAGCTTCATCTGTACGGCAAGAAGGACGCTGTATTCAAACGGAAAATGGGCCATGTAAACGTGCTTGCCGGCGATGTGCAGCAGGCGCTTGATTGGATAGAAGAGACAACTATTTGGAAGGTGTGA
- a CDS encoding MarR family winged helix-turn-helix transcriptional regulator, protein MANASEELINLIGQFRLFLKNVTTEWSKKTMAGMNTTQFKLLYTLHSSGPLKVSELADLLGLTSGAITGIADKMLAEGLISRERTTDDRRVVIIALTSEGDKLVNQVMECHEEIFSSFFNGLPEEDIQHLRRIFSKLTANMDEGKLEK, encoded by the coding sequence ATGGCAAATGCCAGCGAAGAGTTGATTAATCTTATCGGCCAATTTCGTTTGTTTCTGAAAAATGTCACGACCGAGTGGAGCAAGAAGACGATGGCCGGCATGAACACGACGCAGTTCAAGCTGTTATACACGCTTCATTCATCCGGTCCTCTGAAGGTATCGGAGCTTGCCGATTTACTCGGATTAACGTCCGGCGCCATCACGGGTATTGCCGACAAGATGCTGGCGGAAGGTTTAATCAGCCGCGAACGAACAACCGACGACCGGAGAGTGGTTATTATCGCTTTGACTTCGGAAGGCGATAAGCTCGTTAACCAGGTGATGGAATGTCACGAAGAGATATTTTCTTCTTTTTTCAACGGCCTTCCGGAAGAAGATATTCAGCATTTGAGAAGAATTTTCTCGAAGCTGACCGCCAATATGGATGAAGGCAAGCTGGAAAAATAA
- a CDS encoding nitroreductase — protein sequence MHIEEAIRTRRSIGRVKQDPVDRNLIEKVLDSATWAPSHHNTQPWRFIVMTGDGRAKLGEGYARVALATLGAGESPELEERLRKERVKAYRSPVVIAVVCSPSADPRATLVEEVAASHTAVQNLLLAAHANGLGAIWRSGDPMYHPLMNDTFGLAGNEQIVALVYMGYPDMNPPEPKRTPASEKTIWLES from the coding sequence ATGCATATTGAAGAAGCGATCCGAACGAGACGTTCCATAGGGCGCGTCAAGCAAGATCCGGTTGATCGTAATCTAATTGAGAAGGTGCTGGACTCGGCAACCTGGGCGCCAAGCCACCATAACACGCAGCCTTGGAGATTCATCGTAATGACCGGTGACGGTCGTGCTAAGCTTGGCGAAGGTTATGCGCGTGTAGCGCTTGCAACACTTGGGGCAGGGGAAAGCCCCGAGTTGGAAGAGCGTCTTCGGAAGGAGCGCGTCAAAGCATACCGCTCGCCAGTGGTTATTGCGGTGGTCTGCTCGCCGTCCGCTGATCCGCGGGCAACGCTGGTGGAGGAAGTTGCAGCTTCGCATACGGCGGTGCAGAATTTGCTGCTTGCCGCACACGCGAACGGGCTAGGAGCGATTTGGCGTTCCGGCGACCCGATGTACCATCCGCTTATGAATGATACGTTTGGTCTAGCTGGGAACGAGCAGATCGTAGCGCTGGTTTATATGGGTTATCCGGATATGAATCCGCCGGAACCAAAGCGCACGCCGGCATCGGAAAAAACAATCTGGCTCGAATCTTAA
- the msrB gene encoding peptide-methionine (R)-S-oxide reductase MsrB codes for MTTAVEQAMFAGGCFWCMVSPFEETPGILSVVSGYSGGHKANPTYEEVCSETTGHAEVVHITFDPSIYSYEKLLDVFWHQIDPTDAGGQFHDRGESYRTAIFYYNEEQRRKAEASKEALAASGRFDKPIVTAIEPAKEFYPAEDYHQGYHRTNPLRYKMYRKGSGRDAFINTHWTVRKEEGELRTRLTPIQYEVTQNNATERPFTGEFWDHKDEGLYVDIVSGEPLFTSREKYDSGCGWPSFTKPVKEASITEVLDTSHFMVRTEVRSKEGDSHLGHVFDDGPGPNGLRYCINSASLRFIPAADLEKEGYGEYVNYFK; via the coding sequence ATGACCACAGCTGTAGAACAAGCCATGTTTGCCGGAGGATGCTTCTGGTGCATGGTATCCCCGTTTGAAGAAACACCGGGTATTTTATCCGTTGTATCGGGTTATTCCGGAGGCCATAAGGCAAATCCAACGTACGAAGAAGTGTGTTCCGAAACAACGGGACATGCGGAAGTTGTTCATATTACTTTTGATCCGTCGATTTATTCTTACGAGAAGCTGCTGGACGTGTTCTGGCATCAGATCGATCCGACCGACGCGGGCGGCCAATTCCATGACCGCGGGGAATCCTACCGGACGGCTATCTTCTATTATAATGAAGAACAGCGCCGGAAGGCGGAGGCTTCCAAGGAGGCTTTGGCAGCAAGCGGCAGATTCGACAAACCTATCGTCACAGCCATTGAGCCGGCGAAGGAGTTCTACCCGGCGGAGGATTATCACCAAGGTTATCATCGGACGAACCCGTTACGTTATAAAATGTACCGCAAAGGTTCCGGCCGCGATGCTTTCATCAATACGCATTGGACGGTTAGGAAGGAAGAGGGCGAGCTTCGCACCCGCCTTACTCCGATCCAGTATGAAGTTACGCAGAACAATGCGACGGAGCGTCCTTTTACGGGCGAATTTTGGGATCACAAGGATGAGGGTCTGTATGTTGACATCGTCTCGGGAGAACCGCTTTTTACATCCCGCGAGAAATACGATTCCGGATGCGGCTGGCCAAGCTTTACGAAGCCGGTGAAGGAAGCATCCATAACGGAAGTGCTCGACACCAGCCATTTCATGGTTCGTACCGAGGTGCGCAGTAAAGAAGGCGATTCCCATCTGGGTCACGTATTCGATGATGGTCCGGGACCAAACGGACTCCGTTACTGCATTAACTCCGCTTCGCTCCGATTTATCCCGGCAGCGGATTTGGAGAAGGAAGGGTACGGCGAGTACGTCAACTATTTCAAATAA
- a CDS encoding phosphoribosylaminoimidazolesuccinocarboxamide synthase, producing MTAQSQALSTAADYIKAPLLYKGKVRELYDLGEHYLIVVTDRISAFDYVLDPAVPQKGNVLNRLSAFWFEQTADIQTNHVVHTDVEKLGDIVTAPELLKDRIMVTKKAERIDIECVVRGYITGGGWRQYQQTSAINGIQLPEGMRKNERFPQPIFTPAAKNDVGHDEDIPFERMQEMVGAELAEELKGRSIKLYEFAHEYCAKHGIILADCKFEFGLIDGKVILIDEIFTPDSSRFWGEKSYAYDIEIDSMDKEPVRTYLLGSDWDRDSKPAPLPESVVNETTNRYLDIYSRLTGRSLG from the coding sequence ATGACTGCACAATCGCAAGCTTTATCCACGGCGGCGGACTACATCAAAGCTCCGCTGCTGTATAAAGGCAAGGTTCGTGAGCTTTACGATCTTGGTGAGCATTATCTGATCGTCGTGACAGACCGCATCTCGGCATTCGACTATGTACTGGATCCGGCTGTCCCGCAAAAAGGCAACGTGCTGAACCGCCTGTCGGCTTTCTGGTTCGAGCAAACAGCCGATATTCAGACGAACCATGTCGTACACACGGACGTCGAAAAGCTAGGGGATATCGTTACGGCGCCCGAGCTTCTGAAGGACCGGATCATGGTGACGAAAAAAGCGGAGCGTATCGACATTGAATGCGTCGTTCGCGGCTATATCACCGGCGGCGGCTGGAGACAATACCAGCAAACGTCCGCGATCAACGGCATTCAGCTGCCGGAGGGTATGCGCAAGAACGAGCGCTTCCCACAGCCGATCTTTACGCCGGCAGCGAAAAACGACGTTGGCCACGACGAGGACATTCCGTTCGAGCGGATGCAGGAGATGGTTGGCGCCGAGCTTGCGGAAGAGCTTAAGGGCCGCAGCATCAAGCTGTACGAATTCGCTCACGAATATTGCGCGAAGCATGGCATTATCCTTGCCGACTGCAAATTCGAATTCGGACTGATCGACGGCAAAGTCATTCTGATCGACGAGATCTTTACCCCGGATTCCTCGCGTTTCTGGGGGGAGAAGAGCTACGCTTACGATATCGAAATCGACAGCATGGACAAAGAACCGGTCCGTACTTACCTTCTCGGTTCCGATTGGGATAGAGACAGCAAACCGGCTCCTCTCCCTGAATCCGTAGTAAACGAAACAACAAATCGTTACCTCGACATTTATAGCCGTCTTACCGGCCGTTCGCTCGGATAG
- the purB gene encoding adenylosuccinate lyase, which translates to MLERYSRPEMRAIWTEQNKFQAWLEVELCSCEAWVELGVIPAEDVEALRKAATFNIDRIYEIEQETRHDVIAFTRAVSETVGPERKWVHYGLTSTDVVDTANGYLLLQANAILKKDIERFISILREKAIQYKDTPMMGRTHGVHAEPTTFGLKMALWHEEMKRNLERFEHAANGVQFGKISGAVGTYANIDPFVEEFVCKKLGISPAPISTQTLQRDRHAEYMATLALVATSLDKFATEIRALQKSEFREVEEAFAKGQKGSSAMPHKRNPIGCENISGLSRVIRGHMLTAYENVPLWHERDISHSSAERVILPDATMLLNYMLNRLGNIIQNLTVFPENMKKNMQRTFGVPFSGRVMTKLIDKGLSREQAYDTVQPRAMQAWEEQRQFRDIIESTPEITSLLSAEEIDDAFNPAWHLKHVNTIFTRLGLN; encoded by the coding sequence ATGTTAGAGCGTTACAGCAGACCGGAAATGAGAGCAATTTGGACGGAGCAGAACAAATTCCAAGCATGGCTTGAGGTTGAGCTTTGCTCCTGCGAGGCTTGGGTTGAACTTGGCGTTATTCCGGCAGAAGACGTAGAAGCGCTTCGCAAAGCGGCTACTTTTAATATCGACCGCATTTACGAAATCGAGCAAGAAACCCGCCATGACGTAATCGCGTTCACGCGCGCGGTATCCGAGACGGTTGGTCCGGAGCGCAAATGGGTTCATTACGGCCTGACTTCGACTGACGTTGTAGATACGGCGAACGGCTACTTGCTTCTTCAAGCAAACGCGATTCTCAAAAAAGACATCGAGCGTTTCATCTCGATCCTTCGCGAGAAAGCGATCCAATACAAAGATACGCCTATGATGGGCCGTACGCATGGCGTGCATGCCGAGCCAACAACGTTTGGCCTGAAAATGGCGCTGTGGCATGAAGAAATGAAACGCAACCTCGAGCGTTTCGAGCATGCGGCAAACGGCGTTCAATTCGGTAAAATTTCCGGCGCTGTCGGTACTTACGCGAACATTGATCCGTTCGTTGAAGAGTTTGTATGCAAAAAGCTTGGCATCAGCCCGGCTCCAATCTCGACGCAAACGTTGCAGCGTGACCGTCACGCTGAATATATGGCGACGCTTGCGCTTGTTGCAACGTCGCTTGATAAATTCGCTACGGAAATCCGCGCTTTGCAGAAGAGCGAATTCCGTGAAGTGGAAGAAGCTTTCGCGAAAGGCCAAAAAGGCTCGTCCGCAATGCCGCACAAACGCAACCCGATCGGCTGCGAGAACATCTCCGGTCTGTCCCGCGTAATCCGCGGCCACATGCTGACAGCTTACGAGAATGTACCGCTGTGGCATGAGCGCGACATCAGCCATTCGTCGGCAGAACGCGTTATTCTGCCGGATGCAACGATGCTTCTGAATTACATGCTGAACCGTCTGGGCAACATCATTCAGAACCTGACCGTGTTCCCTGAAAATATGAAGAAAAACATGCAGCGCACGTTTGGCGTTCCGTTCTCCGGCCGCGTGATGACAAAGCTGATCGACAAAGGCCTCAGCCGCGAGCAAGCATACGACACGGTTCAGCCGCGCGCGATGCAAGCGTGGGAAGAGCAGCGCCAATTCCGCGACATTATCGAATCGACGCCGGAAATTACAAGCCTTCTGTCGGCAGAAGAAATCGACGATGCCTTCAACCCGGCTTGGCACTTGAAGCATGTGAATACCATCTTTACGCGTCTTGGCTTGAACTAA
- a CDS encoding LysM peptidoglycan-binding domain-containing protein: MLIYTVKGRDTVQSLAQLYSLSPEAILAANGMQATEPLVAGQSLIIPVEADSHQVIPGETLWTISQKYGVTLQELARVNHITNPALILPGMRLRIPNPRKMTIEANGYAEPVVSDAGITASAAAAAKHLTFLSPFSYQVRPDGSLSALNDLPAIQEAYRGRAAPMMVITNFDGYTFSPSLVHFILTNEAVKERLIQGIIYVMRMNKYWALNIDFAFIPAADRKLYHQFLERLTGSLHAIGCLVSSTLPPVSSPGQDGQLFEGQDYAEQGRILDFVILMTYEWGWAGGPPMAVAPRNEVAKVLNYAIALIPSSKIMLGMPLYGYDWTLPYTPGQDWAMSISSGNAVRRAARYGAVIHYDPFAESPYYGYRDEYGRGHQVWFEDARSVQAKLDLVKCYHLRGVSTWVLDVPFPAFWQVLEHNFHVYKPVK, translated from the coding sequence ATGTTGATCTATACCGTCAAAGGGCGGGACACCGTACAGAGTCTGGCGCAGCTGTACAGCCTGTCCCCGGAAGCTATCCTTGCCGCCAATGGCATGCAGGCAACCGAACCTCTCGTCGCCGGACAATCGCTCATTATCCCCGTTGAGGCTGACAGCCATCAGGTCATTCCGGGAGAAACTTTATGGACGATCTCGCAAAAATACGGCGTCACCCTTCAGGAGCTAGCCAGGGTTAACCATATCACCAATCCCGCCCTTATTCTTCCCGGCATGCGTCTTCGCATTCCGAATCCGCGCAAGATGACTATTGAAGCGAATGGCTATGCCGAGCCCGTCGTCTCGGATGCGGGCATCACCGCTAGCGCGGCCGCTGCAGCCAAACATCTGACCTTCCTTAGCCCCTTCAGTTATCAAGTTAGGCCGGACGGTTCGCTTAGCGCCTTAAATGATTTGCCAGCCATTCAGGAAGCCTACCGCGGTCGGGCGGCACCAATGATGGTTATTACGAATTTTGACGGCTATACGTTCAGCCCAAGCCTGGTCCATTTCATTTTAACGAACGAAGCCGTGAAGGAACGTCTGATCCAAGGGATCATATACGTCATGAGGATGAATAAGTATTGGGCTCTTAATATAGATTTTGCTTTTATTCCGGCTGCCGACCGCAAGCTTTATCATCAATTCCTGGAGCGGCTAACCGGCTCTCTGCATGCCATCGGATGCCTTGTCTCCTCCACCTTGCCGCCGGTTAGTTCCCCTGGTCAGGACGGACAGCTCTTCGAAGGGCAGGATTACGCTGAGCAAGGCCGGATTCTGGATTTTGTTATCCTCATGACATATGAATGGGGATGGGCGGGCGGACCACCGATGGCGGTTGCTCCAAGGAATGAGGTGGCCAAAGTGTTGAACTATGCGATAGCGCTGATACCTTCCAGCAAGATTATGCTCGGGATGCCGCTTTACGGCTACGACTGGACACTCCCTTATACCCCCGGACAGGATTGGGCGATGTCTATCAGTTCGGGCAATGCGGTGCGGAGAGCAGCCAGGTACGGCGCGGTGATTCACTACGATCCATTCGCGGAATCGCCGTACTACGGTTACAGGGATGAGTACGGGCGCGGCCACCAGGTCTGGTTCGAGGATGCGAGGAGCGTGCAGGCGAAGCTTGATCTGGTGAAATGTTATCATCTTCGAGGGGTGAGCACATGGGTGCTTGATGTTCCGTTCCCAGCCTTCTGGCAGGTGCTGGAGCACAACTTTCATGTTTATAAGCCTGTAAAATAA
- a CDS encoding phosphodiester glycosidase family protein: protein MTLSIRALNRTMLLACTPFVAMLLWLMVTNISIVLPDFPEAGTQQEAAADHTKSVASGLDQAHQTATATSASIKKQLKLYNQTNADMKQIVNTATTQANRPLVIYDRIITGRLGSPSGTISSDKLTAQLFYIKADNFQSYAMKIKLKSGDAMKMVLGNDKVGGAETTLAAVQRYGAVAGVNAGGFADGGGKRYPLSTTILNGDYVEGFEPTRADLFFVGLNASNKLVGGKFTSKQQLDNLNVKFGASFVPVLLKNGSPTTIPSKWQSSPTRAPRTVIANYKDGQLLIIVADGRNEGGSSGATLAEMQILLQRLGAVDGYNLDGGGSSSMIWNGRVINKPSDGQLRKLPTHFLFFR, encoded by the coding sequence ATGACTTTATCCATCCGAGCGCTGAACCGAACGATGCTGCTGGCCTGCACACCGTTTGTCGCGATGTTGTTATGGCTTATGGTTACGAATATTTCCATTGTCCTTCCGGATTTCCCGGAGGCCGGCACTCAGCAAGAGGCTGCCGCAGACCATACGAAATCCGTCGCCAGCGGACTCGACCAGGCCCATCAGACCGCAACAGCGACAAGCGCCTCTATTAAAAAGCAGCTAAAGCTGTATAACCAGACAAACGCCGATATGAAACAGATCGTTAATACGGCTACCACCCAGGCTAACCGCCCGTTAGTGATTTACGACAGGATCATTACCGGACGGCTTGGATCTCCTTCGGGGACGATCAGCTCGGACAAGCTGACCGCGCAGTTATTCTACATAAAGGCCGACAACTTCCAAAGCTACGCGATGAAGATTAAGCTCAAGTCAGGCGACGCGATGAAAATGGTGCTCGGCAACGATAAGGTAGGCGGTGCCGAAACAACGCTGGCCGCCGTACAACGATACGGCGCCGTGGCCGGCGTTAATGCAGGCGGCTTTGCCGATGGCGGAGGCAAGCGGTATCCGCTCAGCACAACCATTTTGAACGGCGATTATGTAGAAGGCTTCGAGCCAACCCGTGCAGATTTGTTCTTTGTTGGTCTTAACGCCAGCAACAAGCTGGTTGGCGGTAAATTTACAAGCAAGCAGCAGCTAGATAATCTAAACGTCAAATTTGGCGCGTCGTTTGTTCCCGTGCTTCTGAAAAACGGCAGTCCAACAACGATACCAAGCAAGTGGCAGAGCAGTCCAACGCGCGCGCCCCGCACCGTTATTGCCAACTACAAGGACGGGCAGCTGCTTATCATCGTAGCGGACGGCCGCAACGAAGGCGGCAGCTCCGGCGCAACGCTGGCCGAGATGCAGATTCTGCTGCAGCGGTTAGGCGCCGTTGACGGCTACAACCTGGACGGCGGCGGCTCCTCGTCGATGATCTGGAACGGACGCGTTATTAACAAGCCTTCCGACGGACAGCTTAGAAAGCTTCCGACGCACTTTTTATTTTTTAGATAA